The following DNA comes from Methanosarcina vacuolata Z-761.
AATAATGACTTTTTGCAGGACTTATAGGGGGGTATTCAATGTTAAAGTATATTCATGAATTACGAGATCCAATACACAATTTTATACATTATAGTACAGAGGAAAGAAAAGCAATCGATTCAAGACCTATCCAACGACTCAGATATATTCACCAACTTGCTTTGACTTACCTTGTCTATCCTGGAGCTACCCATAAAAGATTTGAACATTCGTTAGGAGTAATGGAACTCGCAAGTCGAGTCTATGATGTTGTTACTGATCCCAATAATATACTCGATGATTCAATAAGAACCATCGTTCCTAAATCTGCCTTTGAACAGCAGTATTGGCGGCGCGCACTCCGTATGGCTGCTCTCTTCCATGATGCAGGGCATCTACCCTTTTCGCATGCGGCCGAAAAAGAACTTCTGCCAGAGGGTTGGAACCACGAAAGGATAACTGTCGAAATCATCCGCAGTGAGGAAATGAAAAAAATATGGAACGATCTCAAGATTCAAACCGAGGATGTTGTTAAACTAGCAGTAGGAAAAAGACATTGTAAAGACTACGATTTTACCGCTTGGGAGGCAATCCTTTCCGAAATAATTGTTGGTGATGCTCTTGGAGTAGATAGAATGGACTACCTTTTAAGAGATTCTTGCCACACTGGCGTAGCTTATGGAAAATTTGATCATTATAGGTTAATTGAAACTATGCGAATCCTTCCAAATAATTATAATGACGGGTCTAAAGAACCTGCATTGGGTATTGAAGATGGTGGTTTACATGCAGTTGAAGCTATGCTTCTTGCCAGATACTTCATGTATACCCAATTATATCTTCACCCCGTTAGGCGAATTTATGACATACATCTGAGAGAGTTCCTTAAAACATGGCTGCAAAATGGAGTTTTCCCCATTGAAATAGAAAAGCATTTACAAATGACAGATAACGAAGTATTTGTGGAATTATTTAAAGCCACACGTGATCAAAATCATCGGGGTCACGAACATGCAGAACGAATAGTAAATAGGAACCATTTCAAATTATTGGATAGCAGAAATCCCGAGGATATCTCTAAAAACCCTGAAGCGCCAAAAGCCATCTTTAATGGATTGTGTAACGTGTTTGGGAAGAAAAACGTGAGTTATGATACATATAAACAAGGAGGTGGATATTTCGATTTTCCCGTGTATGTTAAAAATAACAGAAGAACAGTTTCCGCTCGATATATATCTAATGTGTTATCAAAGATACCTATTGCTATAGATTTCATATATATAAATCCAGACTGTCGATCAACTGCCACCAAATGGTTAAATGATAATCGCGAACATATTATCAAGCCTTCAGCAGAAGAATAGCGTGTGATATTAAATGAAAAGACTGCAAATAGATGCTGTTTTATTGTCATTAATAGAACATATGGGAAGCAAAGGTAGCTGGTGTGGTGAAGCTCATATTCAAAAAGCATGTTATCTACTGGAAGAACTCTTTGGAAATCCATTGGGACTAGAGTTTATCCTTTACAAACATGCTCCTTACTCTTTTGATCTCAGTGACGAGTTAACAGCTATGAGAGCAGATAATGTTATTGAATTGAGAACAAAAGTTCAGTTTTATGGGTCAAGTCTTCTACCTGCCGAGAACAGCCAGCTTATAATAAGTATGTACCCAAAAACAATAAAAAAATTCGAACCCTTAGTAAAATTTATCTCTGAAAATTTTGCATC
Coding sequences within:
- a CDS encoding HD domain-containing protein is translated as MLKYIHELRDPIHNFIHYSTEERKAIDSRPIQRLRYIHQLALTYLVYPGATHKRFEHSLGVMELASRVYDVVTDPNNILDDSIRTIVPKSAFEQQYWRRALRMAALFHDAGHLPFSHAAEKELLPEGWNHERITVEIIRSEEMKKIWNDLKIQTEDVVKLAVGKRHCKDYDFTAWEAILSEIIVGDALGVDRMDYLLRDSCHTGVAYGKFDHYRLIETMRILPNNYNDGSKEPALGIEDGGLHAVEAMLLARYFMYTQLYLHPVRRIYDIHLREFLKTWLQNGVFPIEIEKHLQMTDNEVFVELFKATRDQNHRGHEHAERIVNRNHFKLLDSRNPEDISKNPEAPKAIFNGLCNVFGKKNVSYDTYKQGGGYFDFPVYVKNNRRTVSARYISNVLSKIPIAIDFIYINPDCRSTATKWLNDNREHIIKPSAEE